The Nocardioides salarius genome includes a region encoding these proteins:
- a CDS encoding L,D-transpeptidase, with amino-acid sequence MRARVRGADGPVVRERRFRTADLSLSQQTYASVAPLAGETVGVGMPVVVQFDLPVTDRAAMEPEMAVESTPRQAGSWHWLSDTEAHYRPKEYWQAGSEVVVDLDINGVDAGGGIYGQESREVAFTVGEAHVYRIDAQRHTMEVFSEGRLLRTIPITTGKAGFTTRSGTKVVMEKYESKRMDSETVGIGGDEAYDIADVQWAMRLTSSGEFIHAAPWSVGSQGSANVSHGCTGLSTEQAAWLYSMTRRGDVVEYTGTDRAMTLDNGFGDWNLGWAEYRAGSALG; translated from the coding sequence GTGCGCGCGCGGGTGCGTGGCGCCGACGGGCCGGTCGTGCGCGAGCGCCGCTTCCGCACCGCCGACCTGTCGCTGTCGCAGCAGACCTATGCCTCGGTGGCCCCGCTGGCCGGGGAGACGGTCGGGGTCGGGATGCCGGTCGTGGTGCAGTTCGACCTTCCGGTCACCGACCGGGCTGCGATGGAGCCCGAGATGGCCGTCGAGTCCACGCCGCGCCAGGCCGGCTCCTGGCACTGGCTCAGCGACACCGAGGCGCACTACCGCCCCAAGGAGTACTGGCAGGCCGGCAGCGAGGTGGTGGTCGACCTCGACATCAACGGCGTCGACGCCGGGGGAGGGATCTACGGCCAGGAGAGCCGCGAGGTCGCCTTCACCGTGGGGGAGGCCCACGTCTACCGCATCGACGCGCAGCGCCACACCATGGAGGTCTTCTCCGAGGGCCGGTTGCTGCGCACCATCCCGATCACCACCGGCAAGGCCGGGTTCACCACCCGCTCCGGCACCAAGGTGGTGATGGAGAAGTACGAGTCGAAGCGGATGGACTCCGAGACCGTCGGCATCGGCGGCGACGAGGCCTACGACATCGCCGACGTGCAGTGGGCGATGCGGCTGACCAGCTCGGGGGAGTTCATCCACGCCGCGCCCTGGTCGGTCGGCAGCCAGGGCAGCGCCAACGTCTCGCACGGCTGCACCGGTCTGAGCACCGAGCAGGCCGCCTGGCTCTACTCGATGACCCGGCGCGGCGACGTCGTGGAGTACACCGGCACCGACCGGGCGATGACCCTCGACAACGGCTTCGGCGACTGGAACCTCGGCTGGGCGGAGTACCGGGCCGGCTCCGCCCTGGGCTGA
- a CDS encoding glycerate kinase family protein, whose protein sequence is MRVLVAPDKFAGTLTAVEAAEAIAAGWRRHAPGDELDLAPMSDGGPGFVDVLHATLGGELLVSTVSGPHGEEVPATVLVVGETAYVETAQACGRHLAAEGDPELATTVGVGQLLLAALATGATTVVVGLGGSGTNDGGAGLLHALGATTETGRLDAGPARFGDLAAVDLAPARERVGRVRLVAASDVDNPLTGLFGATKTYGPQKGIAEERHLEVDGWLERLAAATDRRTSLQKGAGAAGGLGHALLCLGAVREPGIALVAEAVGLADRARAADLVVTGEGAFDFSSRSGKVPYGVAEVAAEALRPCVALAGQVLVGSREMRALGVESAYSLVDLVGEQQAFEDPVGSLEALGQRVARTWSRE, encoded by the coding sequence ATGCGAGTCCTGGTCGCCCCTGACAAGTTCGCCGGCACTCTCACCGCCGTGGAGGCCGCCGAGGCGATCGCCGCGGGCTGGCGGCGCCACGCGCCCGGCGACGAGCTCGACCTGGCGCCGATGTCGGACGGCGGCCCCGGCTTCGTCGACGTGCTGCACGCCACCCTGGGCGGCGAGCTGCTGGTCTCGACGGTGAGCGGCCCGCACGGCGAGGAGGTGCCGGCCACGGTGCTGGTCGTCGGCGAGACGGCGTACGTCGAGACCGCGCAGGCCTGCGGGCGGCACCTGGCCGCCGAGGGCGACCCCGAGCTCGCGACCACCGTCGGCGTGGGCCAGCTGCTGCTGGCGGCGCTCGCGACCGGCGCCACCACGGTCGTGGTCGGCCTCGGCGGCAGCGGCACCAACGACGGGGGAGCGGGGCTGCTGCACGCCCTGGGCGCCACGACCGAGACCGGACGGCTGGACGCCGGCCCGGCCCGCTTCGGCGATCTCGCCGCCGTCGACCTGGCTCCGGCGCGCGAGCGCGTGGGCCGGGTGCGGCTCGTCGCCGCCAGCGACGTCGACAACCCGCTGACCGGCCTGTTCGGCGCCACCAAGACCTACGGCCCCCAGAAGGGCATCGCCGAGGAGCGCCACCTCGAGGTGGACGGCTGGCTCGAGCGGCTGGCCGCCGCCACCGACCGGCGCACCTCGCTGCAGAAGGGGGCAGGGGCGGCCGGAGGGCTGGGCCACGCGCTGCTGTGCCTGGGCGCGGTGCGCGAGCCCGGCATCGCCCTGGTCGCCGAGGCCGTGGGGCTGGCCGACCGGGCCCGCGCCGCGGACCTCGTGGTGACCGGCGAGGGCGCCTTCGACTTCTCCAGCCGCTCGGGCAAGGTGCCGTACGGCGTCGCCGAGGTCGCCGCCGAGGCGCTGCGGCCGTGCGTGGCGCTGGCCGGGCAGGTGCTGGTCGGCTCGCGGGAGATGCGCGCGCTGGGCGTGGAGTCGGCGTACTCGCTGGTCGACCTCGTCGGTGAGCAGCAGGCCTTCGAGGACCCCGTGGGCAGCCTCGAGGCGCTGGGGCAGCGGGTCGCCCGGACATGGTCGAGGGAATAA
- a CDS encoding carbohydrate kinase family protein: MSFAGKFEDSLVVEQLHKLSVSFLVDDLEIRRGGVAPNMCFGMARLGLRPVLVGSAGEDFADYRSWLERHGVDCDHVRISESLHTARFVCTTDTTMAQFASFYPGAMKEARLIELAPIVARVGAPSFVLIGADDPDGMLRHTDECRQRGYPFIADPSQQLAFGEGDLIRPLVEGAAILFSNEYESHLIQQKTGWSADEVLARVGVQVTTLGADGVRVLRAGEDDIVVPAAKNVTAVEPTGVGDAFRAGYLAATAWGLDLTRSAQVGCVLAAYVVETVGTQEYSFTAEQFLARLEESYGAEAAADVAPHLAAAHQAR; this comes from the coding sequence ATGAGCTTCGCCGGGAAGTTCGAGGACTCCCTGGTCGTCGAGCAGCTGCACAAGCTGTCGGTCTCGTTCCTGGTCGACGACCTCGAGATCCGCCGCGGCGGGGTCGCGCCCAACATGTGCTTCGGGATGGCGCGCCTGGGCCTGCGCCCGGTGCTGGTGGGATCGGCGGGCGAGGACTTCGCCGACTACCGCTCCTGGCTGGAGCGCCACGGCGTCGACTGCGACCACGTGCGGATCTCGGAGTCGCTGCACACGGCTCGCTTCGTGTGCACCACCGACACCACGATGGCCCAGTTCGCCTCCTTCTACCCCGGTGCGATGAAGGAGGCCCGGCTCATCGAGCTGGCCCCGATCGTGGCCCGGGTGGGGGCGCCGTCGTTCGTGCTCATCGGCGCCGACGACCCCGACGGGATGCTGCGCCACACCGACGAGTGCCGCCAGCGCGGCTACCCCTTCATCGCCGACCCCAGCCAGCAGCTCGCCTTCGGCGAGGGCGACCTGATCCGCCCGCTGGTCGAGGGCGCCGCGATCCTCTTCAGCAACGAGTACGAGTCGCACCTGATCCAGCAGAAGACCGGCTGGTCGGCCGACGAGGTGCTGGCCCGGGTGGGCGTGCAGGTCACCACCCTGGGCGCCGACGGCGTGCGGGTGCTGCGCGCCGGCGAGGACGACATCGTCGTGCCCGCCGCCAAGAACGTCACCGCGGTCGAGCCGACCGGCGTCGGCGACGCCTTCCGTGCCGGCTACCTCGCCGCGACCGCGTGGGGCCTCGACCTGACCCGCAGCGCGCAGGTCGGGTGCGTCCTGGCGGCGTACGTGGTGGAGACCGTCGGCACCCAGGAGTACAGCTTCACCGCCGAGCAGTTCCTGGCCCGGCTCGAGGAGTCCTACGGCGCCGAGGCGGCCGCCGACGTGGCGCCGCACCTGGCCGCAGCGCACCAGGCGCGCTAG
- the ctaD gene encoding aa3-type cytochrome oxidase subunit I encodes MSAATAQRPTAPGEPRKPLGQLAVRMMTTTDHKLIGKMYLITSFAWFLIGGLMALVIRSELAFPGQQVVNEELYNQLFTMHGTIMLLLFATPLFFGFANVIMPIQIGSPDVAFPRLNMFSYWLFLFGGLIAASGFLTPEGAASFGWFAYTPLSNAVNSPSVGGDLWIMGLWMAGLGSILGAVNFITTIICMRAPGMTMFRMPLFVWNTLITSLLVLIAFPVLAGALLMLEADRILGANVFDTAHGGAILWQHLFWFFGHPEVYIIALPFFGIVTEIFPVFSRKPLFGYVGLVGATLGIAILSVAVWAHHMFVTGAVNLPFFSGMTFLIAVPTGVKFFNWIGTMWGGSLSFDTPMLWSIGFLTTFLFGGLTGIILASPPLDFQVSDSYFVVAHFHYVVFGTVVFAMFAGFYFWWPKFTGRMLDERLGKLHFWILFIGFHLTFLVQHWLGVEGMPRRYADYLPDDGFTLLNQISTVGAFLLSLSMLPFFYNVWISRKAPLVEVDDPWGWGRSLEWATSCPPPRHNFVTIPRIRSESPAFDLHHPEIAAIELDQNEAAREGRFADAPDMAGRGETVGERRSTGTRSDDGKDS; translated from the coding sequence GTGAGCGCCGCCACCGCCCAGAGGCCGACCGCACCCGGCGAGCCCCGCAAGCCGCTCGGCCAGCTGGCCGTGCGGATGATGACGACGACCGATCACAAGCTGATCGGCAAGATGTACCTGATCACCTCGTTCGCGTGGTTCCTCATCGGTGGCCTGATGGCCTTGGTGATCCGCTCCGAGCTGGCTTTCCCGGGCCAGCAGGTGGTCAACGAGGAGCTCTACAACCAGCTCTTCACCATGCACGGCACGATCATGCTGCTGCTCTTCGCGACGCCGCTGTTCTTCGGCTTCGCCAACGTGATCATGCCGATCCAGATCGGCTCACCCGACGTCGCGTTCCCGCGGTTGAACATGTTCAGCTACTGGCTGTTCCTCTTCGGCGGCCTGATCGCCGCATCGGGCTTCCTGACCCCTGAGGGCGCAGCCTCCTTCGGGTGGTTCGCCTACACCCCGCTGTCCAACGCCGTCAACAGCCCCAGCGTGGGCGGTGACCTGTGGATCATGGGTCTGTGGATGGCCGGACTCGGCTCCATCCTGGGCGCGGTCAACTTCATCACCACGATCATCTGCATGCGCGCCCCCGGCATGACCATGTTCCGGATGCCGTTGTTCGTGTGGAACACCTTGATCACCAGCCTGCTGGTGCTCATCGCCTTCCCGGTGCTCGCCGGCGCGCTGCTGATGCTCGAAGCGGACCGCATCCTGGGGGCTAACGTCTTCGACACCGCCCACGGCGGCGCGATCCTGTGGCAGCACCTGTTCTGGTTCTTCGGCCACCCGGAGGTCTACATCATCGCGCTGCCGTTCTTCGGCATCGTGACCGAGATCTTCCCGGTCTTCAGCCGCAAGCCGCTGTTCGGCTACGTCGGCCTGGTGGGCGCGACCCTGGGCATCGCGATCCTCTCGGTCGCGGTCTGGGCGCACCACATGTTCGTCACAGGCGCGGTCAACCTGCCGTTCTTCTCCGGCATGACGTTCCTGATCGCGGTGCCGACCGGCGTGAAGTTCTTCAACTGGATCGGCACGATGTGGGGCGGGTCGCTGTCCTTCGACACCCCGATGCTGTGGTCGATCGGCTTCCTGACCACGTTCCTGTTCGGTGGTCTGACCGGCATCATCCTGGCCAGCCCGCCGCTCGACTTCCAGGTCTCGGACTCCTACTTCGTGGTCGCGCACTTCCACTACGTCGTCTTCGGCACCGTGGTCTTCGCGATGTTCGCGGGCTTCTACTTCTGGTGGCCCAAGTTCACGGGTCGGATGCTCGACGAGCGGCTGGGCAAGCTGCACTTCTGGATCCTGTTCATCGGCTTCCACCTGACCTTCCTGGTCCAGCACTGGCTCGGTGTCGAGGGCATGCCGCGCCGCTACGCCGACTACCTGCCCGACGACGGGTTCACCCTGCTCAACCAGATCTCCACCGTGGGTGCGTTCCTGCTGAGCCTGTCGATGCTGCCGTTCTTCTACAACGTGTGGATCTCGCGCAAGGCACCGCTGGTCGAGGTCGATGACCCGTGGGGCTGGGGTCGCTCGCTGGAGTGGGCCACCTCGTGCCCGCCGCCGCGCCACAACTTCGTGACCATCCCGCGCATCCGCTCGGAGTCGCCGGCCTTCGACCTGCACCACCCGGAGATCGCGGCCATCGAGCTCGACCAGAACGAGGCGGCGCGCGAGGGTCGCTTCGCCGACGCCCCCGACATGGCCGGGCGCGGAGAGACCGTGGGTGAGCGTCGGTCCACCGGCACTCGGTCCGACGACGGGAAGGACAGCTGA
- a CDS encoding cysteine desulfurase family protein, whose amino-acid sequence MTNAAPVDLDAASGEPLHPAASEVLAAAHERGWGDPRRLHRAGRDARLLLDNAREVVAGALGVRRDEVSFTSSGTEAVHRGLLGLLEGRADGRDATLLSAVEHSAVGHAADWWARRSGVPGAVVPVDRHGRVSPDDVVDLVAPGTGVVALQAANHEVGTVQPVAEVAARLDGRVPLFVDACAAAGRRALPRGWDAAAASAHKWGGPPGVGVLLVRKGARWASPFPGDDRVDERTSGFENVPAALAAAAALQAVVTERDEVATRQHALVARLREGVTVIPDVDVVGDPDDRLPHLVTFSFLYVDGEALVHELERHGFGVASGSACTSSTFEPSHVLAAMGALTHGNARVSLHRDTGADDVERLLAVLPGVVADLRARVGM is encoded by the coding sequence GTGACGAATGCCGCGCCGGTCGACCTCGACGCGGCCTCGGGCGAGCCGCTGCACCCCGCGGCGAGCGAGGTCCTGGCCGCGGCGCACGAGCGTGGCTGGGGCGACCCGCGGCGCCTGCACCGGGCCGGCCGCGACGCCCGGCTGCTGCTCGACAACGCCCGCGAGGTGGTGGCCGGGGCGCTGGGGGTGCGCCGCGACGAGGTCTCCTTCACCTCCTCGGGCACCGAGGCCGTGCACCGGGGCCTGCTCGGGCTCCTCGAGGGCCGTGCCGACGGCCGCGACGCCACGCTGCTCAGCGCCGTCGAGCACAGCGCCGTGGGCCACGCCGCCGACTGGTGGGCCCGGCGCAGCGGCGTGCCGGGCGCCGTGGTGCCGGTCGACCGGCACGGGCGGGTCTCCCCCGACGACGTCGTCGACCTGGTCGCGCCCGGCACCGGGGTGGTGGCCCTCCAGGCCGCCAACCACGAGGTCGGCACCGTCCAGCCCGTCGCGGAGGTCGCGGCGCGCCTCGACGGGCGGGTCCCGCTCTTCGTCGACGCCTGCGCCGCCGCCGGGCGACGGGCGCTGCCCCGCGGCTGGGACGCCGCGGCCGCGTCCGCGCACAAGTGGGGCGGCCCGCCCGGCGTGGGGGTGCTGCTGGTGCGCAAGGGCGCCCGTTGGGCCTCCCCCTTCCCCGGCGACGACCGCGTCGACGAGCGCACCTCGGGCTTCGAGAACGTGCCGGCGGCCCTGGCCGCAGCAGCAGCGCTGCAGGCGGTGGTGACCGAGCGAGACGAGGTGGCGACCCGCCAGCACGCCCTGGTCGCCCGACTGCGCGAGGGCGTCACGGTGATCCCCGACGTCGACGTGGTGGGCGACCCCGACGACCGGCTGCCCCACCTGGTGACCTTCTCGTTCCTCTACGTCGACGGCGAGGCGCTGGTCCACGAGCTCGAGAGGCACGGCTTCGGGGTCGCCAGCGGCTCGGCGTGCACGTCGTCGACCTTCGAGCCCAGCCACGTGCTGGCCGCGATGGGCGCCCTGACCCACGGCAACGCCCGGGTCTCCCTGCACCGCGACACCGGCGCCGACGACGTCGAGCGGCTGCTCGCGGTGCTGCCCGGCGTCGTCGCCGACCTGCGCGCGCGGGTGGGCATGTGA
- a CDS encoding HesB/IscA family protein translates to MTEQVETTPERRTDSINLSPVAAAKVQSLLEQEGRDDLALRISVQPGGCSGLRYQLFFDERTLDGDVVTDFDGVSVVVDRMSVPYLNGAMIDFVDTIEKQGFTIDNPNSTGSCACGDSFH, encoded by the coding sequence ATGACCGAGCAGGTGGAGACCACTCCTGAGCGCCGCACCGACAGCATCAACCTGAGCCCGGTGGCCGCAGCCAAGGTGCAGAGCCTGCTGGAGCAGGAGGGACGCGACGACCTCGCGCTGCGCATCTCCGTGCAGCCCGGTGGCTGCTCGGGCCTGCGCTACCAGCTCTTCTTCGACGAGCGCACCCTCGACGGCGACGTCGTCACCGACTTCGACGGCGTCAGCGTCGTCGTCGACCGGATGAGCGTGCCCTACCTCAACGGCGCGATGATCGACTTCGTCGACACCATCGAGAAGCAGGGCTTCACCATCGACAACCCCAACTCGACCGGCTCCTGCGCCTGCGGCGACAGCTTCCACTGA
- a CDS encoding cytochrome c oxidase subunit 4 — MRAEALIFAICTVFLVLITPAYWFITSAGDTGGDWTGTSALTMTTLLTLMVTFYLGFHAKKMEPRPEDRKDAEIADGAGELGFFPPYSWWPLWAALTLGTIVFGVAMTAWWLAIIGAVLGAVATSGLVYEYYRGEHAH, encoded by the coding sequence ATGAGGGCCGAGGCCTTGATCTTCGCGATCTGCACCGTGTTCCTGGTGCTGATCACCCCGGCGTACTGGTTCATCACCAGTGCCGGCGACACCGGTGGCGACTGGACGGGCACCTCCGCCCTGACGATGACCACGCTGCTCACCCTGATGGTCACCTTCTACCTCGGCTTCCACGCCAAGAAGATGGAGCCGCGTCCGGAGGACCGCAAGGACGCCGAGATCGCCGACGGCGCCGGAGAGCTGGGCTTCTTCCCGCCGTACTCCTGGTGGCCGCTGTGGGCCGCGCTGACCCTCGGCACGATCGTCTTCGGAGTTGCGATGACAGCATGGTGGCTGGCCATCATCGGAGCCGTCCTGGGTGCCGTGGCCACCTCCGGGCTGGTCTACGAGTACTACCGCGGTGAGCACGCGCACTGA
- a CDS encoding sulfurtransferase TusA family protein translates to MSTPEPGADLRELDCRGRLCPLPVIDLARALPEVAVGDVVGVVADDAAARVDVPAWCRMRGQEYLGEDAADDGVPRYLVRRLT, encoded by the coding sequence GTGAGCACCCCCGAGCCCGGCGCGGACCTGCGCGAGCTCGACTGCCGCGGCCGGCTGTGCCCGCTGCCGGTGATCGACCTGGCGCGGGCGCTGCCCGAGGTGGCGGTCGGCGACGTCGTGGGCGTCGTCGCCGACGACGCGGCTGCGCGGGTCGACGTACCGGCCTGGTGCCGGATGCGCGGCCAGGAGTACCTGGGCGAGGACGCCGCCGACGACGGGGTCCCCCGCTACCTGGTGCGGCGGCTGACCTAG
- a CDS encoding GNAT family N-acetyltransferase, which yields MPSPTAAIRPMRPDDVAEAEQVSSESLHALDRLTLPRAWPEPEPRQGGRSRSWQARTQHLLRTDPGGCWVAEEDGTMVGVVTSLVREGTWILSTYAVRPGHQGRGVGKPLLAAALHHGRGALRGMLSSSADPRAVRVYRQAGLSLHPQMVLRGTLDRTAIPLGTGDKVREGSAGDQDLLDSVDRQARGSAHGADHPLLMTQSRLLVSETSTGSGYAYAYPDGRVALLAATNRRTAGRLLWSALADGPEQTEVAHVTAANEWALDIGLAARLEVWTVGYLALRAMRPPSPYLHHGSLL from the coding sequence GTGCCGAGCCCGACCGCCGCCATCCGCCCGATGCGCCCCGACGACGTCGCCGAGGCCGAGCAGGTCAGCTCGGAGAGCCTCCACGCGCTCGACCGGCTCACGCTGCCCCGCGCCTGGCCCGAGCCGGAGCCGCGGCAGGGCGGCCGGAGCCGGTCGTGGCAGGCCCGCACCCAGCACCTGCTGCGCACCGACCCGGGCGGTTGCTGGGTGGCCGAGGAGGACGGCACGATGGTGGGGGTCGTGACCTCGCTGGTGCGCGAGGGCACCTGGATCCTCTCGACGTACGCCGTGCGGCCGGGCCACCAGGGCCGCGGCGTCGGCAAGCCGCTGCTGGCGGCAGCGCTGCACCACGGCCGGGGCGCCCTGCGCGGCATGCTGTCGAGCTCGGCCGACCCCCGCGCGGTCCGCGTCTACCGCCAGGCCGGGCTCTCGCTGCACCCGCAGATGGTGCTGCGCGGCACCCTCGACCGCACCGCGATCCCGCTCGGCACGGGCGACAAGGTGCGCGAGGGCAGCGCCGGTGACCAGGACCTGCTCGACTCGGTCGACCGGCAGGCCCGCGGGAGCGCGCACGGTGCCGACCACCCCCTGCTCATGACGCAGTCGCGGCTGCTGGTCTCCGAGACCTCCACCGGGTCCGGCTACGCCTACGCCTACCCCGACGGCCGGGTGGCGCTGCTGGCCGCGACGAACCGCCGCACGGCCGGGCGGCTGCTGTGGTCGGCGCTGGCCGACGGGCCCGAGCAGACCGAGGTCGCGCACGTCACCGCGGCCAACGAGTGGGCCCTCGACATCGGTCTGGCCGCCCGGCTGGAGGTCTGGACGGTGGGCTACCTGGCGCTGCGGGCGATGCGTCCGCCGTCGCCGTACCTGCACCACGGCTCGCTGCTGTGA
- the qcrB gene encoding cytochrome bc1 complex cytochrome b subunit, with protein MDTSKVATSNSSAATAKKPGKAGVVANWADERLGLGTAMKKNLRKVFPDHWSFMLGEIALWSFVVLLLTGVFLTFWYRPSMAEVTYMGSYDQLRGLHMSEAMASTLNISFDVRGGLLMRQMHHWAANIFIASMMIHLLRVYFTGAFRKPRELNWVIGSLLLLLGTLEGFTGYSLPDDLLSGTGIRAADGFMKSIPVVGTYMSFFLFGGEFPGDSIIPRLYTIHVLLIPGLLLGLIAAHMLLLVYHKHTQWPGPGRTEENVVGFPMLPVYAAKAGGFFFIVFGVTAMMGALLNINPVWKLGPYDPTKVTAGSQPDWYMGWPDGALRIMPGWETHLFGYTIAWNVFLPVIVLPGLMFTILLMLPFIESWITGDKRDHHLLERPRNAPTRTAIMVALMTFYGLMWAAGGNDIIAIKLNLSINQITYFLRVAVFLGPVIAFMITKRWCISLQRHDQEKLLHGYETGVIMRSPEGGYSERHLPIAPASAYTLTARDRDEMWTPEAETDENGVRRPGGRLSGLRARLNKTWYADNVQKPTAAELEEAHHHAEHEHELQAPLEGHSADGHQFDGHHAVEGETLRGSH; from the coding sequence ATGGACACCAGCAAGGTCGCGACGAGCAACAGCTCGGCCGCGACAGCCAAGAAGCCCGGCAAGGCAGGAGTCGTGGCCAACTGGGCCGACGAGCGCCTGGGCCTGGGCACGGCCATGAAGAAGAACCTGCGCAAGGTCTTCCCCGACCACTGGTCCTTCATGCTCGGCGAAATTGCTCTGTGGAGCTTCGTCGTGCTGCTGCTGACCGGTGTCTTCCTGACGTTCTGGTACCGGCCGAGCATGGCCGAGGTGACCTACATGGGCTCCTACGACCAGCTGCGCGGGCTGCACATGTCCGAGGCGATGGCCTCGACCCTCAACATCAGCTTCGACGTCCGCGGCGGCCTGCTGATGCGCCAGATGCACCACTGGGCAGCCAACATCTTCATCGCCTCGATGATGATCCACCTGCTGCGCGTCTACTTCACCGGTGCGTTCCGCAAGCCGCGAGAGCTCAACTGGGTCATCGGCTCGCTGCTGCTGCTGCTGGGCACCCTCGAGGGCTTCACCGGCTACTCGCTGCCCGACGACCTGCTCTCCGGCACCGGCATCCGCGCCGCCGACGGCTTCATGAAGTCGATCCCGGTCGTGGGCACCTACATGTCGTTCTTCCTCTTCGGTGGCGAGTTCCCGGGTGACTCGATCATCCCGCGCCTCTACACCATCCACGTCCTGCTGATCCCCGGCCTGCTGCTGGGGCTGATCGCGGCCCACATGCTGCTGCTCGTCTACCACAAGCACACGCAGTGGCCTGGTCCCGGCCGCACCGAGGAGAACGTCGTCGGCTTCCCGATGCTCCCCGTGTACGCCGCCAAGGCCGGTGGCTTCTTCTTCATCGTCTTCGGTGTCACCGCCATGATGGGTGCGCTGCTCAACATCAACCCCGTCTGGAAGCTCGGCCCCTACGACCCGACCAAGGTGACGGCAGGTTCGCAGCCCGACTGGTACATGGGCTGGCCCGACGGCGCGCTGCGCATCATGCCGGGCTGGGAGACCCACCTGTTCGGCTACACGATCGCCTGGAACGTCTTCCTGCCTGTCATCGTGCTGCCCGGCCTGATGTTCACGATCCTGCTGATGCTGCCGTTCATCGAGTCCTGGATCACCGGGGACAAGCGCGACCACCACCTGCTGGAGCGCCCGCGCAACGCCCCGACCCGGACCGCCATCATGGTCGCGCTGATGACGTTCTACGGCCTGATGTGGGCTGCGGGCGGCAACGACATCATCGCGATCAAGCTCAACCTGAGCATCAACCAGATCACCTACTTCCTGCGGGTAGCGGTCTTCCTGGGTCCGGTGATCGCCTTCATGATCACCAAGCGCTGGTGCATCTCGTTGCAGCGCCACGACCAGGAGAAGCTGCTGCACGGCTACGAGACGGGCGTGATCATGCGCTCCCCCGAGGGTGGCTACAGCGAGCGGCACCTGCCGATCGCCCCGGCCTCGGCCTACACCCTCACCGCGCGCGACCGCGACGAGATGTGGACGCCCGAGGCGGAGACCGACGAGAACGGCGTACGTCGTCCCGGCGGTCGACTCAGCGGCCTGCGGGCCAGGCTCAACAAGACCTGGTACGCCGACAACGTGCAGAAGCCGACCGCGGCCGAGCTCGAGGAGGCGCACCACCACGCCGAGCACGAGCACGAGCTGCAGGCGCCCCTGGAGGGCCACTCGGCCGACGGCCACCAGTTCGACGGACACCACGCCGTCGAGGGCGAGACGTTGCGCGGCAGCCACTGA
- the ctaC gene encoding aa3-type cytochrome oxidase subunit II, which translates to MSLQLPQMAPGRRRASARRAGLGATLGLGLVLLAGCSSESRGEWERLAMPEPITEQGESTLALWQGAWIAALITGVVVWGLIAWVVVAYRRRSDDEVPVQTRYNLPLEIFYTVAPIMMVVVFFAQTIRVQDIVLEESPAPDNIVEVTAQKWSWTFNHGIGAVDVAADEDNEDDEFPYEGYAYLAGTLTDIPTLVLPVGETTRFNLHSPDVIHDFGVPAFLIKMDVIPGRVNSFEVTPTTEGTFKGKCYELCGAYHSRMLFNVEVVSAEEYDAYVADLADSNLASTGVQAELPILGGEDARTQVGLASTRSGGEGQ; encoded by the coding sequence GTGAGTCTGCAGCTCCCCCAGATGGCACCAGGACGTCGGCGGGCCTCGGCCCGTCGTGCGGGCCTGGGCGCCACGCTCGGCCTCGGCCTCGTGCTGCTCGCCGGTTGTTCGTCGGAGTCCCGCGGTGAGTGGGAGCGCCTGGCCATGCCAGAGCCCATCACCGAGCAGGGCGAGTCGACCCTCGCGCTGTGGCAGGGCGCGTGGATCGCGGCTCTGATCACCGGTGTCGTCGTGTGGGGCCTCATCGCCTGGGTGGTGGTCGCCTACCGCCGGCGAAGCGACGACGAGGTCCCGGTCCAGACGCGCTACAACCTGCCGCTGGAGATCTTCTACACGGTCGCGCCGATCATGATGGTCGTGGTGTTCTTCGCCCAGACCATCCGGGTCCAGGACATCGTGCTCGAGGAGTCCCCAGCCCCCGACAACATCGTCGAGGTGACCGCCCAGAAGTGGTCGTGGACCTTCAACCACGGCATCGGCGCCGTCGACGTGGCAGCTGACGAGGACAACGAGGACGACGAGTTCCCCTACGAGGGCTACGCCTACCTCGCGGGCACTCTCACCGACATCCCCACGTTGGTGCTGCCGGTCGGTGAGACCACGCGTTTCAACCTGCACTCGCCCGACGTGATCCACGACTTCGGTGTACCGGCGTTCCTGATCAAGATGGACGTCATCCCGGGTCGCGTGAACTCCTTCGAGGTCACTCCCACGACCGAGGGCACCTTCAAGGGCAAGTGCTACGAGCTCTGCGGTGCCTACCACTCGCGGATGCTCTTCAACGTCGAGGTCGTCAGCGCTGAGGAGTACGACGCCTACGTGGCGGACCTGGCCGACTCCAACCTCGCCAGCACGGGCGTCCAGGCCGAGCTGCCCATCCTCGGAGGCGAGGACGCCCGCACCCAGGTGGGCCTCGCATCCACCCGATCCGGAGGAGAGGGCCAGTGA